The proteins below come from a single Tepidisphaeraceae bacterium genomic window:
- a CDS encoding DUF5602 domain-containing protein, which translates to MAQVRTVAAWTAIAWVAAVGAGVMGPTGAAWAQVPVKAQQPSQDGRIVRGPEKDLGAGKVWTWVKLDGAGTPTAVGVDFTETALNDLPAGNPALDEKIGMCCTGPEYALELPAEATKLTPFQHVVVNWQPRGHEPVPIYGKPHFDFHFYMVSSAERTAITATGDDVAKCLAPVPAEQMPEGYICPPMPVPQMGAHWLSKAAPELAGGTFGETFIYGSYDGKVTFYEPMVSKEFLETRPNVNKPIDQPKQYAKAGLYPTTYRVQYVEATKTYTVALEGLTQR; encoded by the coding sequence ATGGCACAGGTACGGACGGTCGCCGCTTGGACGGCGATCGCGTGGGTGGCGGCGGTGGGCGCGGGCGTGATGGGGCCGACCGGCGCGGCGTGGGCGCAGGTGCCGGTGAAGGCGCAGCAGCCGTCGCAAGACGGGCGCATCGTGCGCGGGCCGGAGAAGGACTTGGGCGCGGGGAAGGTTTGGACGTGGGTGAAGCTGGACGGGGCCGGCACGCCGACGGCGGTCGGCGTCGACTTTACCGAGACAGCGCTGAACGACCTGCCGGCGGGCAACCCGGCGCTGGACGAGAAGATCGGCATGTGCTGCACCGGGCCGGAGTATGCGCTGGAGTTGCCGGCCGAGGCGACGAAGCTCACGCCATTTCAGCACGTGGTGGTGAACTGGCAGCCGCGCGGGCACGAGCCGGTGCCGATCTACGGCAAGCCGCACTTCGACTTCCACTTCTACATGGTGTCGAGCGCCGAGCGCACGGCCATCACCGCGACCGGCGACGACGTGGCCAAGTGCCTGGCGCCCGTGCCGGCCGAGCAGATGCCCGAGGGGTACATCTGCCCGCCCATGCCCGTGCCGCAGATGGGCGCGCACTGGCTGTCGAAGGCGGCCCCCGAACTGGCCGGCGGCACGTTCGGCGAGACGTTCATCTACGGCTCGTACGACGGCAAGGTGACCTTCTACGAGCCGATGGTGTCGAAGGAGTTCCTGGAGACGCGGCCGAACGTGAACAAGCCGATCGACCAGCCGAAGCAGTACGCAAAGGCCGGGCTGTACCCGACGACGTATCGCGTGCAGTACGTCGAGGCGACGAAGACGTACACGGTGGCGCTGGAAGGGTTGACGCAGCGGTAA
- a CDS encoding carbohydrate binding domain-containing protein: MNKRSIVSMATAVVSVVGSVAGIARGQDPMVMSPMFPFVLPWDDVSENVTNVSSWLDAPAGKHGFIAARGPHLYAGEQRFRFFGVNMAFGANFPQKDDADKVAARMARFGINCVRFHHMDMFAAPAGIMTADMKGLDAQQLDKLDFFVAALKQHGIYSNINLHVSRVYPDMPGWENAPDFHKGVDLFYPPMIEAQRDFARQLLSHVNPYTETSYADEPAVAIVEINNENGLLQQWWGGALDAMPEPIERELHNRWNAWLNGRYASLDDVRKQWQEGAEPLGEPMLRNSDFAQGMDGWTLERHGEADANATIDENAGNGNGGRAIRITVDKPSSESWHVQLVQPGLSLSKGKAYTLSMRMKASGDLKNTNVAMAQSGSPWNVLASSSVPLTDQWKDVTLVLRASADEPNARLMIGGLAAAKGEVSIANLSLRPGGRGGLKDDAKRGDIPIVTRAHYGALTESAQRDWITFLYETEETYWTEMSAFLKNDLGVKSLVVGSATGFSPSSIQAKLDVVDVHGYWQHPHFPNKPWDQADWVVNNLSMAGAEDGGQIPGMALRRVAGRPYICTEYNAASPNTHSSETFLLLSAYAAMQDWDGIFAFAYSHRTDDWAAGKIPNFFDIDQHPTKLVTLPAAAAMFLRGDVTVPDARAVVNVSREEAITQSMNSGPWWHAGALGIDPLTALVAPVAIDTGDATPTTQPAATTPATAAAEATTAAANAPVKIDPPTAGQPIVSRGGELTWDAQRKYVTINTPRSKAFIGEIPADQPIALGTVKLTLSPNLQNWAAVSMTAIDGPDFQSPGRFLITVTGSAENTRMGWKNAERNTVGRDWGESPSLVEGIGGTITFENVDKETWAWVLDERGQRRLETTKISTPTSKGFQFGRESGTIWYEVEIGKESALVDR; this comes from the coding sequence ATGAACAAGCGCAGCATCGTTTCGATGGCGACGGCGGTGGTGTCGGTGGTGGGTTCGGTTGCGGGCATCGCGCGCGGGCAGGACCCGATGGTGATGTCGCCGATGTTTCCGTTCGTGTTGCCGTGGGACGACGTCAGCGAGAACGTGACCAACGTCAGCAGTTGGCTCGACGCGCCGGCGGGCAAGCACGGGTTCATCGCCGCGCGCGGGCCGCACCTGTACGCGGGCGAACAGCGGTTCCGCTTCTTCGGCGTGAACATGGCCTTCGGGGCGAACTTCCCGCAGAAGGACGACGCCGACAAGGTGGCCGCCCGCATGGCGCGGTTCGGCATCAACTGCGTGCGCTTCCACCATATGGACATGTTCGCGGCGCCAGCGGGCATTATGACGGCCGACATGAAGGGGCTGGACGCGCAGCAGCTGGACAAGCTGGACTTCTTCGTCGCGGCGCTGAAGCAGCACGGCATCTACAGCAACATCAATCTGCACGTGAGCCGCGTCTACCCGGACATGCCCGGGTGGGAGAACGCGCCGGACTTCCATAAAGGCGTGGACCTGTTCTATCCGCCGATGATCGAGGCGCAGCGCGACTTCGCGCGGCAGCTGCTGTCGCACGTGAACCCGTACACGGAGACCAGTTACGCGGACGAGCCGGCGGTGGCGATCGTGGAGATCAACAACGAGAACGGGCTGCTGCAGCAATGGTGGGGAGGCGCGCTCGACGCGATGCCCGAGCCGATCGAGCGCGAGCTGCACAACCGATGGAACGCCTGGCTGAACGGCAGGTACGCCAGCCTCGACGACGTGCGCAAGCAGTGGCAGGAAGGCGCCGAGCCACTCGGCGAGCCGATGCTGCGCAACAGCGACTTCGCCCAAGGCATGGACGGCTGGACGCTGGAGCGCCACGGTGAGGCTGACGCGAATGCGACGATCGACGAGAACGCGGGCAACGGCAACGGCGGGCGCGCGATTCGCATTACCGTGGACAAGCCCAGCAGCGAGTCGTGGCACGTGCAGCTGGTGCAGCCGGGCCTAAGCCTGAGCAAGGGGAAGGCGTACACGCTATCGATGCGCATGAAGGCGAGCGGCGACTTGAAGAACACGAACGTCGCGATGGCGCAGTCCGGCAGCCCATGGAACGTGCTGGCGAGCAGCAGCGTGCCGCTGACCGACCAGTGGAAGGACGTAACGCTCGTGCTGCGCGCCAGCGCCGATGAGCCCAACGCCCGCCTGATGATCGGCGGGCTGGCAGCGGCCAAAGGCGAGGTGTCGATCGCCAACCTTTCGCTGCGCCCCGGTGGGCGCGGCGGGCTGAAGGACGATGCGAAGCGCGGCGACATCCCGATCGTCACCAGGGCCCACTACGGCGCGCTGACCGAGTCGGCGCAGCGCGACTGGATCACGTTTCTGTACGAGACCGAGGAAACGTACTGGACCGAGATGAGCGCGTTCCTGAAGAATGATCTTGGCGTAAAGTCGCTGGTGGTCGGCAGCGCGACCGGCTTCAGCCCGTCATCCATTCAAGCTAAGCTGGACGTGGTGGACGTGCACGGCTACTGGCAGCACCCGCACTTCCCCAACAAGCCGTGGGACCAGGCGGATTGGGTGGTGAACAACCTGTCGATGGCGGGCGCCGAGGACGGAGGGCAGATCCCCGGCATGGCGCTGCGCCGCGTGGCGGGCAGGCCCTACATCTGCACCGAGTACAACGCCGCGTCGCCGAACACGCATTCGTCGGAGACGTTCCTGCTGCTGTCGGCCTACGCGGCCATGCAGGACTGGGACGGCATCTTCGCCTTCGCCTATTCGCACCGCACCGACGACTGGGCGGCGGGCAAGATCCCCAACTTCTTCGACATCGACCAACACCCCACCAAGCTCGTCACCCTGCCCGCAGCGGCGGCGATGTTCCTGCGCGGCGACGTGACGGTGCCGGACGCGCGAGCGGTGGTGAACGTGTCGCGCGAGGAGGCGATCACGCAGAGCATGAACTCTGGCCCCTGGTGGCACGCGGGCGCGTTGGGCATCGACCCGCTGACGGCACTGGTGGCGCCTGTGGCCATCGACACCGGCGACGCCACCCCGACGACGCAACCGGCGGCAACGACACCGGCGACCGCGGCAGCCGAGGCGACAACGGCGGCGGCCAATGCGCCGGTGAAGATTGATCCCCCCACCGCCGGGCAGCCGATCGTCAGCCGCGGTGGTGAGTTGACATGGGACGCGCAGCGCAAATACGTCACGATCAACACGCCGCGCAGCAAGGCGTTCATCGGGGAGATTCCGGCCGACCAACCGATCGCGCTGGGCACGGTGAAGCTGACGCTCAGTCCGAACCTGCAGAACTGGGCGGCGGTGTCGATGACGGCGATCGACGGGCCTGACTTTCAGTCGCCGGGCCGGTTCCTGATCACCGTCACCGGATCGGCCGAGAACACCCGCATGGGCTGGAAGAACGCCGAGCGCAACACGGTGGGCCGCGACTGGGGCGAGTCGCCATCGCTGGTGGAGGGCATCGGCGGCACGATCACGTTCGAGAACGTCGACAAGGAAACGTGGGCATGGGTGCTCGACGAGCGCGGCCAGCGACGCTTGGAGACGACGAAGATCAGCACGCCGACATCCAAGGGGTTCCAGTTCGGCCGCGAGTCGGGCACGATCTGGTATGAGGTGGAGATCGGCAAGGAATCAGCGTTGGTAGATCGGTAG
- a CDS encoding prenyltransferase/squalene oxidase repeat-containing protein produces the protein MNRRLFHLTARSRGWFPVFIVAIVIGCLLAAPVTVRAQQADPLPARLDEGVSRGLAFLAAQQKPDGSLDSGGPRVAMTALGLMSFLAAGHTPDVGLHGETVRSAIDYLLSVAPADGYFGKVDGSRMYGHGITTLALAEAAGIEPDPERRQKMLAAIARAVKVILDAQDVKKSANDTGGWRYEPQSVDSDLSLSGWNALALRASQNAGIEVPKERVARAVQYVLRCYRKDKKGFAYQAGHEPSTAMTGVGLLNLRLLDSADYPEAAAAAEFLANNLATETTRYPYYATYYAAQAAFQAGGATWQAVWPPTMDRLLAQQMPDGGWPASRTGEEPGRVYSTSMSVLTLTVPYRLLPIYQR, from the coding sequence ATGAATCGTCGACTGTTTCACTTGACGGCGCGTTCACGCGGCTGGTTCCCGGTGTTCATCGTGGCGATCGTCATTGGTTGTCTGCTCGCTGCGCCGGTCACGGTGCGCGCCCAGCAGGCCGATCCGTTGCCTGCACGATTGGATGAAGGCGTCTCGCGCGGGCTGGCGTTCTTGGCCGCTCAGCAGAAGCCTGACGGCTCGCTGGACAGTGGTGGGCCGCGCGTCGCGATGACGGCGCTGGGGCTCATGTCATTTTTGGCGGCGGGGCACACTCCCGACGTGGGGCTGCACGGGGAGACGGTTCGGTCGGCAATCGATTACCTGCTGTCGGTCGCGCCGGCGGACGGGTACTTCGGCAAGGTTGATGGCAGCCGGATGTACGGTCACGGCATCACCACGCTGGCCTTGGCCGAGGCGGCCGGCATCGAACCCGACCCCGAGCGCCGCCAGAAGATGCTGGCGGCCATCGCGCGGGCGGTGAAGGTGATCCTGGACGCGCAGGACGTGAAGAAGTCGGCCAACGACACCGGTGGCTGGCGCTACGAGCCGCAGTCGGTCGATAGCGATCTGTCGCTGTCTGGCTGGAACGCGTTGGCGCTGCGGGCATCGCAGAACGCGGGCATCGAAGTGCCGAAGGAACGCGTGGCGCGCGCGGTTCAGTACGTGCTGCGGTGTTATCGAAAGGACAAGAAGGGTTTCGCGTATCAGGCTGGCCACGAGCCGAGCACCGCGATGACCGGCGTGGGTCTGTTGAACCTGCGCCTGCTGGATTCGGCCGACTACCCCGAGGCCGCGGCGGCCGCAGAGTTCCTAGCCAACAACCTCGCCACCGAGACCACCCGCTACCCGTACTACGCCACCTACTACGCCGCGCAGGCCGCGTTTCAAGCGGGCGGGGCAACGTGGCAGGCGGTCTGGCCACCCACGATGGATCGCCTGCTGGCCCAGCAAATGCCCGACGGCGGTTGGCCCGCCAGCCGCACGGGTGAGGAACCCGGCCGCGTCTACAGCACCAGCATGTCGGTGCTCACGCTCACCGTGCCGTACCGCTTGCTACCGATCTACCAACGCTGA